In candidate division WOR-3 bacterium, one genomic interval encodes:
- the recA gene encoding recombinase RecA, which yields MKKENLKEKLKALQVALAQIEKSYGKGAIMRLGEKGVSVEVDVIPTGSLSLDIATGIGGVPRGRVVEIFGPEGSGKTTLALSIVAQAQKRGGLCAFIDTEHALDPSYAKDLGVELENLYVSQPDTGEQALEIAEILTRSGALDVFVIDSVAALVPRVEVEGEMGDAQIGVQARLMSQALRKLTGVIHKSQTCAIFTNQIRYKIGVGAFANPETTPGGLALKFYASLRLEIRRIGTIKKEEETIGNRTKVKVVKNKLAPPFKEAEFDILYGKGILREGEIIDLGVNLGIIQKSGAWFSYGETKLGQGREQAIEFLCRNPKISQELEDKIYELSLKEKKEDKNEKRED from the coding sequence ATGAAAAAGGAGAATCTAAAAGAAAAATTAAAAGCCCTTCAAGTTGCTCTTGCCCAAATTGAAAAGAGTTATGGCAAAGGCGCAATAATGAGATTGGGAGAGAAGGGTGTAAGTGTTGAGGTTGATGTAATTCCTACCGGTTCTCTTTCTTTAGATATTGCTACCGGTATTGGCGGAGTACCGCGAGGAAGGGTGGTAGAAATCTTTGGGCCTGAAGGAAGTGGTAAAACTACTTTAGCCCTTTCAATTGTGGCTCAGGCTCAAAAAAGAGGCGGGCTTTGTGCATTTATTGATACTGAACATGCTTTAGACCCTTCTTATGCTAAAGATTTAGGTGTGGAACTGGAAAATTTATATGTCTCCCAACCTGATACTGGAGAACAGGCCTTAGAGATTGCTGAGATTTTAACACGAAGTGGTGCCTTAGATGTTTTTGTAATCGATTCGGTCGCTGCCTTGGTGCCACGGGTCGAGGTAGAAGGTGAAATGGGAGATGCCCAAATTGGTGTTCAGGCAAGATTAATGTCTCAAGCATTAAGAAAACTTACCGGTGTGATTCACAAATCACAGACTTGCGCAATTTTTACCAATCAGATTCGTTACAAAATAGGCGTTGGTGCGTTTGCTAATCCGGAAACTACTCCTGGTGGCTTAGCGTTAAAATTTTATGCCAGTCTAAGATTAGAGATTAGAAGAATTGGTACAATAAAGAAGGAAGAGGAGACGATCGGTAATCGCACAAAGGTAAAAGTAGTAAAGAATAAATTGGCACCGCCCTTCAAAGAAGCAGAATTTGATATCCTTTACGGCAAAGGAATTTTGCGGGAAGGAGAAATAATTGATTTAGGAGTTAACTTGGGGATTATTCAGAAAAGCGGTGCTTGGTTTTCCTATGGAGAAACAAAACTCGGCCAAGGGCGGGAGCAGGCAATTGAATTCCTTTGTAGAAATCCTAAGATTTCCCAAGAATTAGAAGATAAAATTTACGAATTATCTTTAAAAGAAAAAAAGGAGGATAAAAATGAAAAAAGAGAAGACTGA
- a CDS encoding regulatory protein RecX, whose amino-acid sequence MKKEKTEYTVTQLKESKNGRYYTLFLDKKNVGTFLKSTIRKFALEVGDKITEEELTKIIETDQVKRLQDYSLRLLSRRDYSENEFKEKLLKRGYPANVVEQVINNLKELDYLSDKNFIKNYVAHSLSFRKRGKVAIKQELLRKGVEEKAIDEYLLEVSEEVPARELVEKYLPKIKKQLEKKKEKNKITGNPKNYLKSRLKELLLRRGFTNRTIEKVLEEVTG is encoded by the coding sequence ATGAAAAAAGAGAAGACTGAGTATACCGTAACCCAATTAAAGGAATCAAAGAATGGTCGTTATTATACTCTCTTTTTAGATAAAAAGAATGTTGGTACTTTTTTAAAATCGACTATTCGAAAATTTGCTTTAGAAGTGGGCGATAAGATAACCGAAGAAGAATTGACAAAAATTATTGAAACTGATCAAGTAAAAAGATTACAAGATTATTCTTTGCGACTTTTATCCCGAAGAGATTATTCGGAAAATGAGTTTAAAGAGAAACTTTTAAAAAGAGGTTATCCAGCAAATGTAGTGGAGCAGGTGATAAATAACTTAAAAGAACTTGATTATCTTTCGGATAAAAATTTTATTAAAAATTATGTTGCCCATTCTCTTTCTTTTCGAAAAAGAGGAAAAGTAGCAATCAAGCAAGAACTTCTCCGAAAAGGAGTTGAGGAGAAAGCGATCGATGAATATCTTTTAGAAGTTTCCGAAGAAGTTCCAGCGCGGGAATTGGTAGAGAAATATTTACCAAAAATTAAAAAACAATTGGAAAAGAAAAAAGAGAAAAATAAAATTACTGGTAATCCTAAAAACTACTTAAAAAGTAGATTAAAAGAACTTCTTTTAAGGCGCGGTTTTACTAATCGAACCATTGAGAAAGTTTTAGAAGAGGTGACTGGCTAA